In Cydia strobilella chromosome 8, ilCydStro3.1, whole genome shotgun sequence, one DNA window encodes the following:
- the LOC134743363 gene encoding uncharacterized protein LOC134743363, with the protein MLTIIFLLSIGVNAKLNPHGPTVVSDFSGCVSEIIDRNFAQSGLLYFVETFNVSTPVAGIRHGIIKSVHKKIKYSVKIATPTKKDKGICLNNDNTAVEMNVDSNMDHFEATSLLADYFILIIEDYKDFSYIASRLIRSRSWNPRALFILVYFSITRSNDQNIRHAEDILFCLYKVNVINAVVIIPEANNVRKANIYSWRPYEPPKYCGHYNESIRNRLIVENVCERGKVKYPKKIFESKIPSDMMGCSLKVLALERRPFISHNPLDPNIESLLINQVAKRYNLSLRYEILNSYRGEKSFRGDWSGALRDLTYKKGHLLLGGVFSDDEVHEDFECSTSYLAHSYTWVVPRALPKPAWLALFVIFQKTVWLTVITCFVFIALSWMLLAKLSKDPTYRTNLDHYFINTWLSNLGFCAFSRPITNSLRLFFVFINLYCILLLTAYQTKLIDVLTNPSYEYQMSTVEELVESGLKCGGSEELHDIFENSTDPIDNYFLDEWIDIADIRDALRDVAIHRNFSLLCSRLELAYVSAMIPELSDQFGNYMYYAFPTNVFTVPLETVSMKGFPLMKWFSSTLTYFQQNGLNNGVIGYFNGYLLRQRALLLNELENEYSKRPALSIQTLQGGYLALIFGSVCGTFVFIVEIILNTKFVKNIIFHKSLFIW; encoded by the coding sequence ATgcttacaataatatttttattaagtatcgGCGTTAATGCTAAACTTAACCCCCACGGTCCTACTGTGGTTAGTGACTTCTCAGGTTGTGTTAGTGAAATAATTGATAGAAATTTTGCCCAATCTGGACTTCTCTATTTCGTGGAAACTTTTAACGTCAGCACACCAGTAGCTGGAATAAGACATGGTATCATTAAATCTgtgcataaaaaaataaaatactctgTAAAGATAGCTACACCTACGAAGAAAGATAAAGGGATATGCCTTAACAATGACAATACAGCCGTAGAAATGAATGTTGATTCGAACATGGATCATTTTGAAGCTACATCTCTATTAGCTGATTACTTCATTTTAATAATAGAAGACTACAAGGACTTCAGTTATATCGCAAGTAGACTTATTCGAAGTAGGAGTTGGAATCCAAGAGCATTATtcattttggtatatttttcaataaccaGATCTAACGATCAAAACATCAGACATGCCGAAGACATACTATTTTGCCTTTATAAAGTTAATGTAATAAATGCCGTTGTGATTATTCCGGAAGCTAATAATGTCCGGAAGGCAAATATTTATAGTTGGCGCCCTTATGAACCGCCGAAATATTGTGGACACTACAATGAATCGATAAGAAATAGACTGATCGTGGAAAACGTCTGTGAACGTGGCAAAGTAAAATACCCAAAAAAGATTTTTGAATCAAAAATTCCTAGTGACATGATGGGATGTAGTTTGAAAGTCCTAGCTCTAGAACGACGCCCCTTTATAAGTCATAATCCTTTGGATCCTAATATTGAAAGTTTATTGATTAATCAGGTAGCAAAACGTTATAACCTTTCCCTACGTTACGAAATCCTGAATTCATATCGCGGAGAGAAGTCATTTCGTGGTGACTGGAGCGGAGCTCTGAGAGATCTGACTTACAAAAAAGGTCACCTACTTTTAGGAGGCGTTTTTTCCGACGACGAAGTTCATGAAGATTTTGAGTGCAGCACATCTTACTTAGCCCATTCCTACACCTGGGTCGTTCCACGCGCGTTACCTAAACCGGCCTGGCTGGCTCTGTTTGTGATATTTCAAAAAACTGTATGGTTGACAGTTATAACATGTTTTGTCTTTATTGCTTTAAGTTGGATGCTGTTAGCTAAACTGAGCAAGGATCCAACTTATAGAACCAATCTggatcattattttattaacacgtGGCTCAGTAATTTGGGTTTTTGTGCATTTTCACGACCAATTACGAATAGTTTGCGTttattttttgtctttattaACCTTTATTGCATTTTATTACTAACTGCTTATCAAACGAAACTGATTGATGTCTTGACAAACCCAAGTTACGAATATCAGATGTCAACTGTTGAGGAATTGGTTGAAAGTGGCTTAAAATGTGGCGGTTCTGAAGAATTGCATGATATTTTTGAGAATTCAACTGATCctattgataattattttttggaCGAGTGGATTGATATTGCCGATATAAGGGATGCCTTGAGGGATGTGGCAATCCACCGGAACTTCTCTCTCTTGTGCAGTCGCTTGGAACTGGCGTATGTATCAGCTATGATACCAGAGCTAAGTGATCAATTTGgaaattatatgtattatgcTTTCCCAACGAACGTCTTTACTGTCCCTTTGGAAACTGTATCTATGAAAGGGTTTCCGTTAATGAAATGGTTTTCTAGTACTTTAACATATTTTCAACAAAATGGCCTCAATAACGGAGTGATAGGATACTTTAATGGTTATTTGTTAAGGCAGCGAGCTCTACTCTTGAACGAATTAGAAAATGAATACAGTAAAAGACCTGCTCTATCCATTCAAACTCTTCAAGGTGGATATTTAGCACTTATATTTGGATCCGTGTGTGGCACATTTGTATTCATAGTGGAAAttatacttaatacaaaatttgtaaaaaatataatatttcataaaagtcTGTTTATATGGTGA